A genomic segment from Candidatus Korarchaeum cryptofilum OPF8 encodes:
- the pheT gene encoding phenylalanine--tRNA ligase subunit beta, producing MSFSRREMERLWRSLSEEELTDLLDFTKMNLESFGEEVGFEVTSDRMDLVTLEGIVRCLKGISNEELGLPKYRVRRKAFEVRVGEGVAKVRPYVVAALVRDVDLRTEESLVALIEAQEKIHDTLGRKRRRVAIGLHDFSKVKPPIIYDARRAEEVHFVPLGEYAEMSAKEILEQTEKGKIYSHLIANPENLVPLIMDSREEVLSMPPIINSELTRLTPGVRDIFIDVTGTDLKAIWYALEIISSALAERGGEISTLDILYPDGRNIETPRHEPEEMEVDLDFIRSILGLNLSEDDVVMQLLRARLDAECSDGKVRVLIPGYRSDFLHPIDVAEEVSITLGLNKIGYELPKNVMTVGRPHPVEKVSRKVRTVMIGLGYQEVLNYIMTSRASLFHAVGREEREVVEISNPVSESYSVLRDALFPGLLAFLANNTHVRYPQKVFEIGDVVLIDERLENKTRDERRVAAAYADDSVGFEDIYSHLKVLFENLSYRIELEPRKERPFIEGRCASVLREGEEVGVIGEIDPEVLLNLGITVPVAIFEVALKVPGKEPLT from the coding sequence GTGAGTTTCAGTAGGAGGGAGATGGAGAGGCTCTGGAGGAGCCTCAGCGAGGAGGAGCTCACTGATCTCTTAGACTTCACGAAGATGAACTTGGAATCCTTCGGGGAGGAGGTGGGATTCGAGGTAACCTCCGATAGGATGGATCTAGTGACTTTAGAGGGCATAGTGAGATGTCTCAAGGGTATCTCGAACGAGGAACTGGGCCTACCTAAGTATAGGGTGAGGAGGAAGGCCTTCGAGGTCAGAGTGGGTGAGGGAGTAGCCAAGGTCAGGCCATATGTAGTCGCTGCCCTCGTCAGGGATGTCGATCTGAGGACTGAGGAATCTTTAGTGGCCCTCATAGAGGCACAAGAGAAGATACATGATACTTTAGGGAGGAAGAGGAGGAGGGTCGCTATCGGGCTCCATGACTTCTCGAAGGTCAAGCCCCCTATAATTTACGACGCTAGGAGGGCTGAGGAGGTCCACTTCGTGCCTCTGGGCGAGTATGCGGAAATGAGTGCTAAAGAGATATTAGAACAGACGGAAAAAGGTAAAATATATTCTCATTTAATCGCAAATCCAGAAAATTTAGTCCCATTAATAATGGACTCTAGGGAGGAGGTCCTCAGCATGCCCCCAATAATAAACTCGGAGCTCACGAGACTCACCCCGGGCGTCAGGGATATCTTCATAGATGTGACTGGGACGGATCTGAAGGCGATATGGTATGCCCTCGAGATAATATCCTCAGCTTTAGCTGAGAGAGGGGGAGAAATAAGCACGCTGGACATCTTATACCCAGACGGTAGGAACATAGAGACCCCGAGGCATGAGCCCGAGGAAATGGAAGTGGATCTAGATTTCATAAGGAGCATATTGGGCCTAAACCTCTCGGAGGATGACGTGGTAATGCAGCTCCTGAGAGCCAGACTGGATGCGGAGTGCTCAGATGGTAAAGTCAGAGTGCTCATTCCGGGTTATAGATCAGATTTCTTACATCCGATCGATGTAGCTGAGGAAGTCTCAATAACCTTGGGACTGAACAAAATTGGATATGAGCTTCCAAAGAACGTAATGACTGTCGGTAGGCCCCATCCTGTGGAGAAGGTATCCAGGAAAGTGAGGACGGTGATGATAGGGCTAGGCTATCAGGAGGTCCTCAACTACATAATGACGAGCAGGGCATCCCTCTTCCACGCAGTCGGCAGGGAAGAGAGGGAAGTTGTTGAGATATCAAATCCGGTCTCTGAGAGCTACAGCGTTTTAAGGGATGCCTTGTTCCCGGGATTACTAGCATTCCTAGCGAATAATACTCACGTAAGGTACCCTCAGAAGGTCTTCGAGATAGGGGATGTGGTGCTAATAGATGAGAGGCTTGAGAACAAGACTAGGGATGAGAGGAGGGTGGCTGCCGCATATGCAGACGATTCCGTAGGCTTTGAGGACATATATTCCCACCTGAAGGTCCTATTTGAGAATCTCTCGTATAGGATAGAGCTGGAGCCCAGGAAGGAGAGGCCCTTCATAGAGGGGAGGTGCGCGAGCGTGCTGAGGGAGGGGGAGGAGGTGGGAGTGATAGGCGAGATAGATCCCGAAGTCCTCCTCAATCTGGGGATAACTGTTCCCGTCGCCATATTCGAAGTAGCTCTGAAGGTACCGGGGAAAGAGCCACTAACTTGA
- a CDS encoding M42 family peptidase, with product MSSSLDDVRGILNKLTSIPRVTGSERTFAPSIAEILEPHCDAIRIDPWGNVEGILNPGGKPSIMIAAHVDQIGIIVKEVTNEGYIKFDGVGWDPRVLYGSRVKLITGKGIVRGVIGVVPAHFLRVYKELEEKKIEIKDLVIDIGARSKEEAESMGIKPGTYGVPDYDPISLGSEFFSSPGLDNAAGVATMIYGAMLSREGGGIDAEVHFTATIQEEIGLRGAEMMAYRLKPEVAIAIDVTFAEQPMLPEAPRISLGKGPVISRGPIYHPEVVELIERAAEENEIPRQYEADFRGAGTDTWVIQVARGGVKTALISIPLRYMHSPCEVISLKDVAWGGALLEKTLELF from the coding sequence TTGAGCTCATCGCTCGATGATGTCAGAGGGATATTGAATAAGTTGACATCCATCCCTAGGGTCACGGGAAGCGAAAGGACCTTCGCCCCTTCTATAGCTGAGATCCTCGAGCCCCACTGCGATGCGATCAGGATAGACCCTTGGGGAAATGTTGAAGGCATCCTGAACCCAGGCGGGAAGCCCTCAATAATGATAGCGGCTCACGTCGATCAGATCGGGATAATAGTTAAGGAGGTGACGAATGAAGGATACATAAAGTTCGATGGGGTTGGATGGGATCCCAGAGTCCTCTATGGATCCCGTGTTAAGCTGATAACGGGCAAGGGAATTGTTAGGGGAGTCATAGGGGTAGTACCGGCGCATTTCCTGAGGGTTTACAAGGAGCTTGAGGAGAAGAAGATAGAGATAAAGGATTTAGTGATAGACATAGGAGCCCGCAGTAAGGAGGAAGCTGAGAGCATGGGGATAAAACCTGGAACCTATGGAGTCCCTGATTACGATCCAATTTCGCTTGGATCCGAATTCTTCTCCTCTCCGGGTCTCGATAATGCTGCGGGTGTCGCGACGATGATATATGGAGCGATGCTCAGCCGTGAGGGAGGGGGAATAGATGCGGAGGTGCATTTCACAGCCACTATACAGGAGGAAATAGGACTCAGAGGCGCTGAAATGATGGCATATAGGCTGAAGCCCGAGGTAGCTATAGCTATCGATGTCACATTCGCCGAGCAGCCGATGCTACCGGAGGCCCCGAGGATCTCGCTGGGGAAGGGACCTGTAATAAGCAGGGGCCCCATATACCACCCTGAGGTGGTGGAGTTAATAGAGAGAGCCGCGGAGGAAAATGAGATCCCTCGCCAGTACGAAGCCGATTTCAGAGGAGCGGGAACTGATACTTGGGTGATACAGGTCGCTAGAGGCGGTGTGAAGACGGCCCTCATCTCGATACCCTTGAGGTACATGCACAGCCCTTGCGAAGTCATAAGCCTCAAGGACGTGGCTTGGGGAGGGGCCCTCCTGGAGAAGACCCTAGAGCTGTTCTAA
- the pheS gene encoding phenylalanine--tRNA ligase subunit alpha — MEIALSKGEMELLQLLRSRGGRAELGDIGDKSRVAALSTLLKEKGLLKIVERKKKVLRLTERGIRHAKEGLPEEKILRILRERGKANLSELSSLMEEDELNVALGEGRRKGLLRIESRDGEVTVIPLSWEVPEREIIDKIMKGELEEGDVDQGILKSLRRRGLVETEEVTEAEIILTPLGLDAAEGRIPLIEEVGKLSRDLIVSGEWKKKKLKAYDVKASPPVVYPGKPHPYVYFLEEVREILIGMGFTEVKSPIVESEFWNFDVLFQAQDHPAREVHDSYKLAYPEAADLSRYDELVNRIARTHEDGWITGSKGWGYKWSFEIARRLILRSQTTAASARSLANGLEVPSKIFAIDKVFRPEAPDKTHAFEFHQCEGVVLAEGMNVRNLMGFLAEFSKNLGFKEVKFKPAYFPFTEPSVEAYVKHEKLGWIEIAGSGLFRPEMLIPLGYDYPRVQALAWGIGIGRLAMIKLGLEDIRELHSQNLDYLRKAPLVW, encoded by the coding sequence ATGGAAATAGCGCTATCTAAGGGAGAAATGGAGCTCCTCCAGCTTCTGAGATCCAGAGGAGGAAGGGCGGAGTTAGGTGATATAGGTGATAAGAGCAGGGTAGCGGCCCTATCAACACTTCTCAAGGAAAAAGGACTTCTGAAAATCGTTGAGAGGAAAAAGAAAGTTCTAAGGCTTACAGAGAGGGGAATACGGCATGCTAAGGAAGGATTACCTGAAGAGAAAATACTGAGGATCCTGAGGGAGAGAGGTAAGGCTAACCTCTCCGAACTATCGAGTTTGATGGAAGAGGATGAGCTCAACGTTGCGCTGGGTGAGGGGAGGAGGAAGGGCCTCCTGAGGATAGAGAGCAGGGATGGGGAGGTAACGGTAATTCCTCTATCCTGGGAGGTACCGGAGAGGGAGATAATAGATAAGATCATGAAGGGGGAGCTAGAGGAGGGAGATGTCGATCAGGGAATTCTAAAGAGTTTGAGGAGGAGGGGGCTCGTTGAGACAGAGGAGGTCACTGAGGCTGAGATAATACTCACTCCCCTAGGTCTTGATGCCGCCGAGGGGAGGATCCCCCTGATCGAGGAAGTGGGTAAGCTGAGCAGAGATCTGATAGTGAGCGGAGAATGGAAAAAGAAAAAACTCAAGGCTTATGATGTTAAAGCGAGCCCTCCTGTAGTATATCCTGGAAAGCCACATCCTTACGTCTATTTCCTGGAGGAGGTGAGGGAGATATTGATCGGAATGGGGTTCACGGAGGTGAAGAGCCCGATAGTTGAGAGCGAATTCTGGAACTTCGATGTCCTTTTTCAAGCACAAGATCATCCAGCCAGGGAAGTCCATGATTCCTACAAACTGGCTTATCCTGAGGCGGCAGATCTCTCTAGGTACGATGAGCTTGTCAACAGGATAGCTAGGACACATGAGGATGGCTGGATAACTGGGTCGAAGGGGTGGGGGTATAAGTGGAGCTTTGAGATAGCTAGGAGGCTCATACTGAGATCCCAGACGACTGCTGCTTCAGCTAGATCCTTAGCTAATGGACTGGAGGTCCCGAGTAAGATATTCGCCATAGATAAAGTTTTCAGACCGGAAGCTCCGGATAAAACGCATGCTTTCGAGTTCCACCAGTGTGAGGGAGTTGTCTTGGCCGAGGGGATGAATGTGAGAAATCTGATGGGATTCCTAGCGGAGTTCTCCAAGAACTTGGGCTTCAAAGAGGTGAAGTTCAAGCCAGCTTATTTCCCATTCACGGAGCCGAGTGTAGAGGCTTATGTTAAGCATGAGAAACTGGGATGGATAGAGATAGCTGGCTCGGGGCTCTTCAGGCCGGAGATGCTGATACCCCTGGGTTACGATTACCCCAGGGTTCAGGCACTGGCCTGGGGGATAGGGATAGGGAGATTAGCCATGATAAAGCTCGGATTGGAGGATATAAGAGAGCTTCACTCCCAGAACCTGGATTACCTTAGGAAGGCGCCTCTGGTGTGGTGA